The sequence GAACGAGCCTTTACTCCGCAGGAAAGAGATTTATACCTGATTCGCAAGAAAGCACTGACTCAGATTAATCAGGATACATTATTTAAAAAATACCAAAACACCAGTCTTAACCTAATTCCTGTAGTGGATAAAGATTCAAGAAAAGTATATGTTCTCACAGGCCCTCAGAAACAAGGAGTAGTTATTATAGGCAATGATTATCTGCTTACATTTGATGAGAATAATCTGCTGGTATCTCAAAAACCCCTGCATAAAAACATCATCCCCATCGACTATGCGAAAGACACAACTGGTGTAATTACCATGCATACACATCTTCCGGAAACAGGTGGCACTATTACACCAACAGATATTTGCACGTTGCTTTTGTATCAGAAATATGCTCACTGGCAGCAACATTATGTAGTCTCTCAAACCTATGTTTCAATCTGGGATTGTGCTTCAAACAAACTGGTGATACTAACAAAAGAAGCATGGAATAGGATCGAGAAACATCAGGACGAGAAAAAGAAAAAACAAAAGAAGAAGCGAGAGAAGTAAACGATAGTATTGAAATTCCGAAGTAAAAGGTCTCAAGCTCTATTACCTAAAATGAACTAAACCACATCTGTCTGTTTTTACACAAAATGAAAAAACTTTTATTTCTGCTTATCTGGCTTCCTCAACTCCTCATAGCTCAGGAGATAAAATCTATCACCTCTGACGAATGGAATCAATTGGTTGACTATCTTGATCAAGAGCAATGGGAAGAGGCCAGCAAAACCTCATTCGGGTATCTGAACAGACTTTCCAAAGAAGAGCAGGAACTAGACCAGGCAGCTATGCTTCGATATATGTATCTGCTTTCACAGTCTGGTATGATGAACGACCGGAAGCTCTCTAAGGACGAAGCGTTCAAAAATGTAAAAGAATTTAAAGGTAAAACTCTTATTCTACCAGGACATCCACTGGAAACCAAACAAGGTTTTAATGTTATTCACCCTGCCAACAATAGAGCAGATACGCTAATGATTACTCAAAGCAATCACAAAGCCACCAATATCCTCTGTTTTGAGTACGTAATTCTGGAAAAGAAGCTCACTATGGCAGAGTTTGAAATGTTAAAAGGAAAGATTGGCCGTGTAAAGGGTAAGCTTAAATCCATTCATGTACATGGCAACTTTTTACCTCGCTTCCAGCTCTTTATTACCAAAGCAACTATGGAGGTAGAATAAACAAGACAAAGATAGCTTAAAAGCTATCTTTTGTTATTTTTTACCCATTGCCTCTGCTTCTCTAGCAGCTAACAAATAGATCAAAGAGGCTGTACCATCCATAGTGGGTTCATTGGTACTGTAGTCCCCGTAGTCGTCATGATATACTACCAGATCGCTCTGAAAAGTGGCATACTCATCGGGTTCATGCAACTGGATACCAATTAGTTTCTTATAAATGCTTCCATATACTGGTCCATCTACCAGTCCACCATCAATAGGGTATTGTTTCAGATGGGTAAAGGCAGCATGTGGATCAGCAGGTGTATCTCCCCAGGCAGGTAAACCATATACCATAGAGGTTCCCCAGGGATTACAGCCAAATAACCAGTCAATCGTAGCCTGCCCCAAGGCATCAAACTCATGGCTGTTTGTTAGCTTCTCATACCAAAAACACTGAATAGCAAAAGCCACAGTGAGGTTATTGCTGCACCAGATAAAGGGAACTCCTCTATAAAATGCATTGGCTTTGGCTTTATTCCAGACTTGTTCAATTCCTTTTTTATAGTATCCAACTACCATTTCTCTATCCTTTCCTTTAACCTGTTGAGCCAACTCATAATGCCCCAGATTAATAAACGGATACCACTGGTAGTGAGCAGCAGTATCTTTACCCAGCCAGGGAGTAACCGATTCTTTTGTGGCATATTGCAGTGCTTCATTCCATTGTTTCTGCCAGGTAGCAGCCAGTTCCATGTCATCTACCCAGTTGTCTTCTGCATAGATGTAGGGAGACTTCACTGATACGGTTTGTGTCACACCAGGATTTTTCAAAGCGAAAGCATAGGCGGTTTTAGCTTTTTCCTGTAACTGATCACTATATGCTTTGTCTGTCTGTTTATAGAGTTGAGCTCCTAAGGCAAATGCACTCACAAACTTGGCTGCCGTAGAAGAGGTGCCTGTAGTATGATTCATTCCCTTTCCCTGTTGCTGAGGCTCTCCATTAATAAAATACACCGGACGTTCATATCCCCGACCATACTGACTATCCTGAGCAGGCATACGCATAGAAATATGATCTCTGTCATCAGCAATCTGGTTAAACATCCAGTCCGGACGAGGATGCATTTTCACTAGCCAGTCCAATCCCCACCGGGCCTCATCCAACACATCTGCCTGTTTATTTTTTCCTTCCAGTCCATTAGCCTGACGTATGTCTGTAAACACACCTGGAAAATCCCGATAAGCCATCAGCAGATGATAGGTCGCATTGGCAGATGTTGTCGCATACTGCAAATAATCCGTTGCATCATGCCACCCTCCTACTACATCCACATGACTACTGTCAGGAAGGCCCGCTTTTGTACCGTACAACGCATATCCATCATGCGTGTGACAACTATCTTTCAGATAAGGATTGAATCCGGTACGCTGCTGCCGCATATAACGTAAACAGAAATCGGCAGCCCCTTTGTATACATCAGTCCCTATCCGAAACTGTGGTGATCGCACTCCTCCTGCCTGAAGATAAAACTGCCCTGTCCGCTGGAACTTAGAGAAATCAAGTCGG is a genomic window of Xanthocytophaga agilis containing:
- a CDS encoding glycoside hydrolase family 9 protein, with translation MKRLSISLVFFFLPSWLSYTNIPTYTTSFVQAWIRINQLGYTPVGIKVAVWCAKEKSQIKEFELVDATTKKVVFKGDVGKAFGAYGPFLDTYRLDFSKFQRTGQFYLQAGGVRSPQFRIGTDVYKGAADFCLRYMRQQRTGFNPYLKDSCHTHDGYALYGTKAGLPDSSHVDVVGGWHDATDYLQYATTSANATYHLLMAYRDFPGVFTDIRQANGLEGKNKQADVLDEARWGLDWLVKMHPRPDWMFNQIADDRDHISMRMPAQDSQYGRGYERPVYFINGEPQQQGKGMNHTTGTSSTAAKFVSAFALGAQLYKQTDKAYSDQLQEKAKTAYAFALKNPGVTQTVSVKSPYIYAEDNWVDDMELAATWQKQWNEALQYATKESVTPWLGKDTAAHYQWYPFINLGHYELAQQVKGKDREMVVGYYKKGIEQVWNKAKANAFYRGVPFIWCSNNLTVAFAIQCFWYEKLTNSHEFDALGQATIDWLFGCNPWGTSMVYGLPAWGDTPADPHAAFTHLKQYPIDGGLVDGPVYGSIYKKLIGIQLHEPDEYATFQSDLVVYHDDYGDYSTNEPTMDGTASLIYLLAAREAEAMGKK